aacgaaTTCAAAGGGGAATAGGTTACCTAGTACCACACAAATTACAGATTATGAGTCCTACAAGTACATGGACTATGAGTCCTAATAACTTCGACACATTTTAATTCaatctttttcatttattttgcaCACCAACGTCTTGCGTCTTGCATCTCACCttaggaaaaatatatatttgctcaaatcaagttaaaaaaatgtatatatatatatatatattgttttttataaataattttttaatttcaacttttcacttaatatattaaaaataagattaaaagatattttgatatatttaataaattcttaAGAATGAAAGATTAAGGAGTCGTTTGAtaaagtatattaaaaaaatgcatgCACTAACTTTATGTATTACTAATATCTTGTTTATTACACCTTTTTAAgatatgtataactaatatatgaaaattcattATTTCTGTATTTATAATACAAAAGTTTTTAATACATGCTTTATAGCATAATAAAGAAACAACTGTCTCCTCAAAaccattttttcatatttttttctgcCAATTTCTAgaggaaatttaaataaatatttattttaaaaattatgcaatgcatattatttttaatacataatttaGACGATGTATaagaaataatcaatataatcaatatcCAATATTAGCTTAGTAACGAGTTAGATTTATGCGTGtgttttattaatatatgaattagttatgatataatttatgtaatatttgtaATAGTTATGCAAAACAGTGTCTGACTTAGTTAtgtgaatttttaaattatcaaccaaatattatgtaaataatttgtttttatctGACTACCAAATGTCgtataaattattagtatatgAATAAGTTGAGTTACCAAACGAGTCCTAAAGGGTTCATGTGtaatattgttgttgtaagAGGGTAATTTGTAATTTGATCACCGGAAAACGACAAAGAAAAATTGACGACGAGACTGGAAGAGGAAAATTCTAATAGGCGTAAGCGTGTTTAAAAGGCGGCACGATCAAGCAAATTCATcatttcttcttcatatttcaaaaaaaatttctgcTTAAACGGAGAAAAAATGAATTGGGTTCAACGGAAAATTTATCTCTACAATGTCACTTTTGGTTTGTACATGCTCGACTGGTGGGAACGTTGTCTCTTCAGTATCCTTTTTTGCTtctcatgttcttcaattttgttAGATCTGATAAAGTTCCTTTTAGTTTATCGATTTTCAATTTATTCTGCTGATCTGTGATTTAGTTATCAGATGTTTATTGGATCTGGAGTTCTTAACGCTTTTTAGATATTTTGGTGCTTGTGTTGCTATGGTTTATGTGTTACAACGGGTTTCGATTTGCTTCTGAGCTCTTCAATAGGTATGTGATTCGTTTTCTCTTGAGGGAAGTTTAGTTTTGTTGTTATTAGTTGCAATTAGTTTGATTTTTCAGCAGCTATCACAAATTCATGTATGTTTTGTTCATAAGTTTGATGGTGGAGATTGGATGTAGAAAAGGAGTGCAACTGGGATTAGTAAATCATTAAAGTTAACTGATGGtcgatttgaatttttattctttgttttaaaaatagattataGTGATTTTGTACTATATGGTCGAATCTCAATGAATGTAGTGGAAGGATTGTAAAAAGATGCATTCTTATTTGATAGGTTTAGAGGATTCTGTGGATTGTaaaaagatgcattttttcTGTTCTGATCACCTAACTAAGAATCTTAAGAGGTAACACCAGGTTCTAGTAGTGATTTTGGTTCAGACAGATGGATAATTGTTCTCACGGAAGTtgtgatgaaaaaataaaaacctttgAAGAAGCATTGAATGCACCCAACGGTGTGGTGTAGTGGTCAACAAAGTGAGGAGAATTATATGGTCTTAGGTTCAAATCCCAAGTGAAATACTACTGAATCCAAAGGGATTTAGCTGGAAAAAATAGGCAAGCTAAAGTTGCAAAATCATGACATCTGAATGAACCCAATTCATGAATACTCCATTTGGCAATCTGTTGTTCTTCAAATTTATGTCAATTCTCCGTTGACCACCATTGTCTATAAAGCTACACCAAGTTCTGATATTTCTCTTGTTTCCTGATTTAGTTGATATGATTTAAGATAGATTCAAGttattttgtagtaattttaattagTAGTACCTTGTTAATAGATGCAGATTATTTTTGTAGTAACCTTTCATGAGGGGCCTAACTTTCTTCTTTGATGAAGTAAGTTGTTGCATTTCtggcatcaagaagatgcaatGGTTGCAAAAGAAGTAATGTTAGCTCCAATACATTTGTCTATGCTAGGACAGGGAACTAACAAAAAACAAACAAGAAGGGACAGTGTCTGGACAAAAAAAAGTGAGACTATGCTAAAATGTAATGAAGCTGTTAGCTCTAAATACCAAAAAAACTAATCTATGTGTAGGGAGCTAACAAAGTCCAGAAACTATTCAGGGAAATCTACAGGGGAAAGTTTACTTTAACTAAAGAGAAGTAGGATACATTTTGCCTTGAGAGAGTGATTTGGAGTTGATATCACACCATTAAAACATCTGTGATTCCTTTATCTATGCTATCCAAAAAATGCTGTCTGGTATTATAGTCCAGACTTTCCTGATGGCTTTATCAACTTTTCATGAGCTCCAACATTCACCTGCTTACTTCAGATTTTGTGGCACCACTCATTTAAGTccaaaaatagaataaaacatatttcaaaTGTCATTTGCAACTGTACAGTGGAGCAGTGAGTGATTGACTCTACTGATTTTTGGGCATGTTGCATCTAGTTGTAATTTGAAAGTTTCTTATGACGAGGTTGTCCTGGGTCTAGCATGCTCCATGTTATTCCTAGCCAGTTGTAGCAAATTATCTTCATTGGTAACTTTGTCCTCCAAATCAGCTTCCAAATACCATTGTGGGAACAATAATGACTGTAACCTTTTCTAGCTGTGACTATTCCTTCTTTTGTATGATCCCATTTTAGACTATCTGGATTCTGATGCATCACTAATCATTGAGTTGTCCAATCTTGTTAGGAGACCTAGGAGATCTTCTCCGTCATTGATATTCGTTCTACATATAATGTTCCAGCTTTCCCATCGCTAATGATAAATGGATAAGTTagtatcacaaaaaaaaatggaattgTCGGAGGAATTATTTCATTAGAACAGAGTTGCTTAGCCACTTATTTTTATAGAAACTAATATTAGAATTTCCAACTGAGAAAGATTATTCTGTAAAAATTCCTCCCATAGTTTGCTAATAGTTTTCCGTAGACATACCCCTGGAGGTGTTCTTTAAACTTTGGTGCACCAATTTCCATGCTTTGCTTTAACaactatcttttttttaaaaaactggTAATGTTATATTCCTCAGCATTAAGGTATGCTGGAGAGCTCCAAAAAGGTAGCAACAAGCCGGGTAATGTTGCTTTAACCACTTTCTTCCAGAGACATCCTGGCTTTACCTCCATAGCATGTCAATGTCATGCATTTGTCATGAATGGCTGGGTCTCTTATTCCCAGACCCTCTTGAGATATTGGTTGAGTGACTTTGGTCCATTTAACTGAAGTGAACtttatgaaaactattattaccAACCCCGAGAAAATTCCTCCTAATCTTGTCTAGTTGCTTGAGAACCTTACCTGGTATAGGAATGAGACATGTAGTAAGTAGGGATGCTTTCCACAGAACACTGTTGACTAGTGTAACTCTACCTTCCGCAGAGATACTGCATTTTCCACGGTGCAAGCCTTTTCTCCAAGTTTCATACTCTATCCAAATTCCAACAGCTCTGAATTTAGTAATGGAAGCCCCAACTATAGGTAGTTGGGAAAATACAATTACTGTAGTACAAAAGATCTATCAGTTAAGTCAAGTTTGACTCTGAATTAAGCGGATACCTCACACTCTTCAACATGTTAAGGTGAAGATCTGATGAAGCTTCAAATATTAAGAGCGTGAGTTCAAGTTTACGAACTTGGGTTAACtctacttgaaaaaaaatcgaAGTACATCAGCCTAGAGTAAGTAGCACTGATTGAGTTCTTAGAAGCCCAATCTCAAACCTTTTAACTAACTCATTTGAACAAATTTATcctacattatttttatatcccTCGATAGCCAAGATGAAGAGGAAAGTGAGAAGGGTCCCTCTGTCTAAGACCCTTGAAATCCTGCTGGAGAACTGGTAATTTACACTGAGAACTTGACTATGTTGATGCTGAACTTGATCCATCTAACACACCTATCACCATACCTGATTTCCCTTAGCATAGAGATAAGATGTGACTAATTTAGTTGATGAAAAGCTTTCTCTATATCCAGTTTGTGAAAAATACATGCCTCCCACTTTTTAGTTTCCAATGAAGAACTTCATAGCAATTAAAGCTGTATCAGCAATTTACCTGCCTTAAATGAAAGCATCAGTAAGGGGCCTAACTTTCTTTAACACACTGTACCTGGAGATAAGAATCTTTTGATTGTTTTTGTTATTCCAGTGGCAAAGTTCGAaccttttgattattttaagtgatttttgaagaaagaaGCTAAGGTGGTGTAACACAGTTGAGCCTGGAAATATGGTTGAATAAATATAACTGAAGCAGTCGAattgttaaataaaatttagtttgaaaaataaCGTTGGTTTTTAGTCTTGTTTGCTTGGACATGTGACCTATGTTATTGAGATGAATCTTAATTTGCTTCAAATTGTTTGCCATAAAAAGGAATTTGATGTATCTCTTTCTTATGATCAAATGAACTTATGTGCAACACTAATATCCTCTTTCACTTCCTGTCTACACCTTTTACTTCTTTTACTAATAGGGAATACTAATGTGACTTTGTTGAAACTCCATTTTATGGTTTCGTGTACCTTATTAGTTCAGGAAATATATATCCTATTTTGCACCAGTTATTATAAGCGAGTTCTTACTTAAATTCTCACTTATATCattgatatttttcttgtctCAGGCAAATGTGGTGAAAGTTCATCAGCTGTGTCCTATATGCCTGTTTTGGCATTTAACTTTTAAGGTTGTGAAATTGTTTGCTGTGCCATGGATATAGTTGGCTTTGTATGAATTCATCTTACTAGAAAAATACGTCgttcttttcttattctttaacAATAGATGACATTTATTGTAATAGTTCGAACAATCAATCATAAATTCAAGTCGAATTTCTTGATTGTTGTAAGCAATGCTTTGAAATTAGCTTTATTAATTTGTGAAGttctttttttcctctcttttggTGTGTGTTGAGTTGATAGCGCTGTCAATGACGGAAGACAATAGATGAAGAAATTATTGTTGTTCCATTCCTTCTAATCTTCAAGATTAATATGAATTTGGCTCacattagttattattatatttttaagtgaGTTGTGGATTTAATTCAGTGGAATCTTCTTTCCTTTTGTTGGGCCTCAAATTGACAAaattaatcttaaatttttcattattgttattgttatgcAAGTTTCATCTTTTGTAACGTGATCATATCCTAAATTTTccaaacaataaaattatttaaattttatcttatattttcttctaaaaaaatcaaaatcagaaTATTTGATTACTCTATAGTCATATGCAATTAGAAACTTTATAttggtttttttttatgatttattcaaGTTAGATTACATGATACTTatattttagattaaaaaattacCATCAAAATTAAGGTTTGAGAAATTGAAGACCACTCTTATCTCCACTTTATTAGCACTAACTATCTGAATATCATCtcttttgttatttaacattcTTATCTTGTAAATCTAAATTACAAACAATCTTTAGAACCTTTAAGGTAACTAATTCTTATTTTTCGTCTTATGTTTTAACTAAATTTAACGAGTTTCAACAACTTGTTAATTTAGATCTTCCAACAAGTTTCCACACTAATTAAGttttgtaatataatattttattaaatttatcaattatttttttatgaaacacataatataaatattttttaattatattattttaaagatatcTACTTAAGTGTATAATCTCcgagattttttttatgttgaatgTTCTTAGAGGGTTGAGATCCCCTCCTCTAAAGTTAGTTCGATAGACCTTCAATAAAATTGTAAAcgatcaaaatatttattttacttattccAAACACATCCCTTATCTATAGTCTTTCATTCATTTCAATGTGTTCCTTTTCTTGTGCTTTTCATTTATAAGATAAATATCTtattatctaaataataaagtaCAGAATAGTTGATTACGATAGGGTCATTTGGGCATGAATGTGAAGTCAGATTGATGTGAAGCTGAAGTTTTATAAtttgtaaaaattattaaattttctctATTCTTATCAAATAAGCAAAATCATAGTTCATAAATAAGATATTAGAATATCATTGATAAATCACGtatctttatatttctttaataaataaatatttgtgattataaactttcaaatatatataattttataaagatacACTAGTCAACAACAATAGTAACTAATTATTCTTTAATGTAATCCTTTCAAATGAACCGAATAATTTCTTAATGTTGAACACACATTCTTCACAAGATTAAGAAGATGATTCTTtctttacaaaatataattttctttacaaattttaaaaaaaattaaaaccatgatttgaaatttgaactcatgttttttttttgaaagattaagactaatgataatttaaaattatactttATAGGGAATGTCCAAatgtaaattataataaatcacAATTTAGATATTGTGCTTTTGTTAGTTCTATAACGTTTCAAAATATTGAACACAATTCTATTAATAAATtacatcatattttaaaattttaatttaatataattgaattatcagTCACATAATAGTTATAAAATCAACATGCACTTGGTCCTGATATGAAATGTGTTGATCAGTGAATGATACCAACAAACTTATGGTGTGAAGAATCTGTTAAAAAGTTAGTTAGAAGCAAGTTGGTGtgagttagttagttagttagttacaaAATAAATCAGTAGATTagtaattgtataaatatagtTAGAAAATAGTCCAGATTCAATGTAACAAAAACTCTTCTCTTTGAATAAtacttcttcttcctcttctctgTAAAACTCCATAGCTCAAACTCCATCTATGGAGttatcatggtatcagagctaagatCGTAGCTAGCCTCTGTTAAAATCGACTTCGGATGCTTAGATTCACCAACAGATCCAGGTGATTTCGAAGAAGAACAACATCCAAAGTCGTTAAAAATGGCAGTTAATAGCTCAAGTGAAAGAGAAATAGCTGGTAATGGTGGAGCTGGTAGTGCTACTACAAGCACAGCTTCATTCCCAGTAATTGATCATAATCATCCACTCTATCTTCAACATACCGATACTGCAGGTAGTTCTTTAATTTCCTTACAGCTCACTGGTTCTGAAAATTATGCCTTATGGNATGGTATCAGAGCTATGATCGTAGCTAGCTTCTGCTAAAATCAAAGAAGTATATTCGAAGAAGAACAACATTCAAAGtcgttttttaaaaaaaaaatgacagtTAATAGCTCAAGTGAAAGAGAAATAGCTGGTAGTGGTACTACAAGCACAGCTTCATTCCCAGCAATTGATCATAATCATCCACTCTATCTTCAACATACTGATACTGCAGGTAGTTCTTTAATTTCCTTACAGCTCACTGGTTCTGAAAATTATGCCTTATGGAGTAGATCCTTCAGAATTGGGCTGATAGGTAGAAGCAAATTAGGATTTGTTGATGGAAGATTTCCTAAATCTAGATTTGAACCTGAATTACATGATCTGTGGGAGAAATGTAATGCAGTAGTACTAAGCTGGATAATGAATGCTGTCAGACCTGGTTTGATTAGTTCTGTTGTATATGCATCAGATGCAAGGAAAGTATGGATGGATTTGAAGGAACGTTTTGATACTGTTAATGGATCTAGGATTTTTCACTTACACAGAGAAATTCACACTCTTATTCAAGGCACTTTGTCTATTGCTGACTATCATTCTAGATTGAGGGATCTTTGGGATGAGTATGACTCTCTAATGCCATGTCCTAGTTGTCCTTGTCCAGAGTCTAAGAAGTTTGGAGAACATTGTGAATATCAGAGATTATTGCAGTTTCTGATGGGGTTAAATGAGTCCTATTCTCAACCTAGAAGTCAGATTCTAATGATGAGCCCTATTCCTACACTTAATAAAGCTTATGCACTCTTAGTTGATCAGGAAATTCAGAGAAATCTGGTTGTAGGTTCTAATTCATCTGGTGAAATCGAAGGAACAGCATTGTACTCTAACAGAAATGGAGCAAGTACATCTAAAAGTTCTACATGCAGCTTGTATCCAGGTTCTACAAGTAATTCTTATTCAGGCAATGCTACACATGGATATAGTTCTCAGAGTGGAGGTTACAGTGGTGGTGCTAGTTCTTCATCTTTTGGTAACAAGAGTAGGAAGTTTCTCTTGCAGTGTGAACATTGTGGTTGCAGAGGTCACACCAAGGATCAGTGCTACAAAATTGTTGGTTACCCTGCTGATTTTAAGTCTAAAAGAAAACCTCTTAAATCTGGAGTGTATGCAAACCAAGCTGAACATGTATATCCAAATGATTCTGAAGTTAGAGGAAATACTACACAAAGTGTAGGAGTTACAAATGCAAATTCACAATCAGGAGCCTTCTTTACCCCAGATCAGTATAAGCAAATTTTGCAGATGTTAACTACTCATGGTCATGATTCTACAGCTCAATCTTCAGTCAATGTAGCTGCTGTTAATGATGCAGGTAGTTCTCTTAAAGCatttttatgtgcatatgaAGGTAATAGGTGGATAATTGACACTGGAGCCACTCATCATATCACATCTAAGTTGCAAACTCTTATTAATGCTAAGCA
This window of the Solanum pennellii chromosome 2, SPENNV200 genome carries:
- the LOC107009103 gene encoding uncharacterized protein LOC107009103 isoform X1, whose amino-acid sequence is MNWVQRKIYLYNVTFGLYMLDWWERCLFNILVLVLLWFMCYNGFRFASELFNRQMW
- the LOC107009103 gene encoding uncharacterized protein LOC107009103 isoform X2; amino-acid sequence: MNWVQRKIYLYNVTFGLYMLDWWERCLFNILVLVLLWFMCYNGFRFASELFNSYHKFMYVLFISLMVEIGCRKGVQLGLVNH